Within the Bacillus pumilus genome, the region CAGCTCGTATCCAATCGCAATTCTCTGCGACTTTTTTACGATCAAAACGATCTGCTACGACACCGACCATAAAAAAGACAAAGATCGTTGGAAGTGAATACATGAGCTCTGCTAATGTGGCATAGGCGGGCTGATGACTAAAATGATCGAGCAAATAAAAGGCGAACGCCATATTGCCGACTGTTGTCCCCATTTGCGAAGCAAGTGCAGCAAAAAAGAGACGAACAAAATTTCTGTTTTTAAAAATATCCATAAATACGCTCCTTAACCTGAAGATCCCACTTTACATCATATAAAATTTTAAGCATTCATACAATTAATTTCTATTACTGGCTAATGGTCACAGGTGTTCCATTTGGAACGATTGAAGCAAGTTCGATGACATTCTGATTATACATACGAATGCATCCTCTAGACACAGCTTTACCAATTGAAGACGGGTTATTCGTACCGTGAATGCCGTAATGAACTTTCGAGAGGCTCAGCCAATAGGCGCCAAAGGGACCTCCTGGGTTTGGCTGTCTGTTCACAATATAATAAGAACCTGTCGGTGTCATATTTAAAATTCTTCCTGTTGCAATCGGATACGACCGAATCAGCTCTGATCCAGAAAACAAGACGAGACGTTTGCTTGAAATTGAAACAGAGATGCGGTAAGGGATCGTATTTGGATCGGGCAGACCAGGAATGATGATGACCTCATTTTGTACCGGCTCTTGGCCTTGCAGTGAAGGGTTTGCAGCCTTTAAAGCATCTGTTGTTGTTCGAAAATCAAGCGCTATAGAAGCAAGCGTTTCTCCGCGTTTTACCGTATATCGCAGCACCAAAGGACACTCCTTTTGCTCAAATAAAAGAAGCCATGATACCCGTCACTTGCTATATATATGGACG harbors:
- a CDS encoding L,D-transpeptidase family protein, translating into MLRYTVKRGETLASIALDFRTTTDALKAANPSLQGQEPVQNEVIIIPGLPDPNTIPYRISVSISSKRLVLFSGSELIRSYPIATGRILNMTPTGSYYIVNRQPNPGGPFGAYWLSLSKVHYGIHGTNNPSSIGKAVSRGCIRMYNQNVIELASIVPNGTPVTISQ